The following are from one region of the Mauremys reevesii isolate NIE-2019 linkage group 2, ASM1616193v1, whole genome shotgun sequence genome:
- the C2H5orf22 gene encoding UPF0489 protein C5orf22 homolog isoform X2: MPADTVFDKEALFSELSIENWIMPVVYAGHFSQVIWLHPSWAQQIKEGKHDFLVGKDTSTTTIRVTSTDHYYLSDGLYVPADQLENQKPLHLNVILVNPTEAPSSQEENDEISSAKRPKLNTDTANTATASSSKAEVPSSDLSDSKAEGREEKTFAQDKLESLASCSVGNHACQLMEIVEVVLQVLQKGDAYVLDIDLDFFSVKNPFKEMYTQEEYKILQELYSFKKPDRNSTEEGLLDCVENRVHQLEDLEAAFADLCDNDDEETLKRFASYPRMKPLVQLVHSLKNRMETPDYEMVHQAGLTCDYSELPHHVSTEQEIEGLIQSVKHILKKIPKPTLVTIARSSLDDYCPAEQVDLIQEKVLNVLRSAFGTLDVNLEYLADSSV, translated from the exons ATGCCAGCAGACACGGTCTTCGACAAAGAAGCTCTGTTTAG TGAGCTAAGTATTGAGAACTGGATTATGCCTGTTGTTTATGCTGGTCATTTTTCTCAAGTGATATGGCTTCATCCAAGCTGGGCTCAGCAAATCAAAGAAGGAAAACATGATTTTTTAGTTGGTAAAGATACATCTACCACTACAATCAG GGTTACAAGTACTGATCATTACTATCTAAGCGATGGTCTTTATGTCCCTGCTGATCAGCTAGAGAACCAGAAACCTTTACATCTGAATGTCATTCTTGTTAATCCTACCGAAGCACCCAGCAGTCAGGAGGAAAATGATGAAATATCTTCTGCAAAGAGACCAAAGTTAAATACAGATACAGCAAACACTGCTACTGCCTCTTCATCAAAGGCTGAAGTTCCCAGCAGTGACCTCTCAGATTCAAAGGcagaaggaagagaagagaaaacatTTGCACAAGACAAATTGGAGTCCTTGGCTTCATGCTCTGTTGGAAACCATGCATGCCAACTGATGGAGATTGTTGAAGTTGTTCTTCAAGTACTACAAAAGGGAGATGCATATGTTTTAGATATTgacttagattttttttcagttaagaATCCATTCAAAGAAATGTACACCCAG GAGGAATACAAGATTTTGCAAGAGCTATACAGTTTTAAGAAGCCGGATAGAAATTCAACAGAG GAGGGGTTGCTGGACTGTGTTGAAAATCGTGTCCATCAGCTAGAAGATCTGGAAGCCGCTTTTGCAGATTTATGTGACAATGATGATGAAGAGACTCTAAAAAGATTTGCCTCATATCCTAG AATGAAACCACTGGTTCAACTTGTGCATAGTTTGAAAAACCGGATGGAAACCCCAGACTATGAAATG GTCCATCAGGCTGGTCTTACCTGTGATTATTCTGAACTTCCACATCATGTTAGCACTGAGCAGGAGATAGAGGGCCTCATACAATCTGTAAAGCATATACTGAAAAAAATACCAAAGCCTACGCTTGTGACAATCGCTCG ATCAAGTTTGGATGACTATTGTCCTGCAGAGCAAGTAGACCTCATTCAGGAAAAGGTTCTGAATGTACTACGCTCAGCGTTCGGCACTCTGGATGTTAATTTAGAGTACTTAGCAGATTCATCTGTGTGA
- the C2H5orf22 gene encoding UPF0489 protein C5orf22 homolog isoform X1: protein MSSAGPPGRLRSYPALPVCVVEDHQDVLPFIYRAIGSKHLPASNISFVHFDSHPDLLIPVNMPADTVFDKEALFSELSIENWIMPVVYAGHFSQVIWLHPSWAQQIKEGKHDFLVGKDTSTTTIRVTSTDHYYLSDGLYVPADQLENQKPLHLNVILVNPTEAPSSQEENDEISSAKRPKLNTDTANTATASSSKAEVPSSDLSDSKAEGREEKTFAQDKLESLASCSVGNHACQLMEIVEVVLQVLQKGDAYVLDIDLDFFSVKNPFKEMYTQEEYKILQELYSFKKPDRNSTEEGLLDCVENRVHQLEDLEAAFADLCDNDDEETLKRFASYPRMKPLVQLVHSLKNRMETPDYEMVHQAGLTCDYSELPHHVSTEQEIEGLIQSVKHILKKIPKPTLVTIARSSLDDYCPAEQVDLIQEKVLNVLRSAFGTLDVNLEYLADSSV from the exons ATGAGCAGCGCGGGGCCGCCGGGCCGCCTGCGGAGTTACCCGGCGCTGCCCGTCTGCGTGGTGGAGGACCACCAAGAT GTTCTGCCCTTTATCTATCGTGCCATTGGGTCAAAGCATCTCCCTGCCAGTAACATCAGCTTTGTTCATTTTGATTCCCATCCAGACCTTCTTATTCCTGTGAATATGCCAGCAGACACGGTCTTCGACAAAGAAGCTCTGTTTAG TGAGCTAAGTATTGAGAACTGGATTATGCCTGTTGTTTATGCTGGTCATTTTTCTCAAGTGATATGGCTTCATCCAAGCTGGGCTCAGCAAATCAAAGAAGGAAAACATGATTTTTTAGTTGGTAAAGATACATCTACCACTACAATCAG GGTTACAAGTACTGATCATTACTATCTAAGCGATGGTCTTTATGTCCCTGCTGATCAGCTAGAGAACCAGAAACCTTTACATCTGAATGTCATTCTTGTTAATCCTACCGAAGCACCCAGCAGTCAGGAGGAAAATGATGAAATATCTTCTGCAAAGAGACCAAAGTTAAATACAGATACAGCAAACACTGCTACTGCCTCTTCATCAAAGGCTGAAGTTCCCAGCAGTGACCTCTCAGATTCAAAGGcagaaggaagagaagagaaaacatTTGCACAAGACAAATTGGAGTCCTTGGCTTCATGCTCTGTTGGAAACCATGCATGCCAACTGATGGAGATTGTTGAAGTTGTTCTTCAAGTACTACAAAAGGGAGATGCATATGTTTTAGATATTgacttagattttttttcagttaagaATCCATTCAAAGAAATGTACACCCAG GAGGAATACAAGATTTTGCAAGAGCTATACAGTTTTAAGAAGCCGGATAGAAATTCAACAGAG GAGGGGTTGCTGGACTGTGTTGAAAATCGTGTCCATCAGCTAGAAGATCTGGAAGCCGCTTTTGCAGATTTATGTGACAATGATGATGAAGAGACTCTAAAAAGATTTGCCTCATATCCTAG AATGAAACCACTGGTTCAACTTGTGCATAGTTTGAAAAACCGGATGGAAACCCCAGACTATGAAATG GTCCATCAGGCTGGTCTTACCTGTGATTATTCTGAACTTCCACATCATGTTAGCACTGAGCAGGAGATAGAGGGCCTCATACAATCTGTAAAGCATATACTGAAAAAAATACCAAAGCCTACGCTTGTGACAATCGCTCG ATCAAGTTTGGATGACTATTGTCCTGCAGAGCAAGTAGACCTCATTCAGGAAAAGGTTCTGAATGTACTACGCTCAGCGTTCGGCACTCTGGATGTTAATTTAGAGTACTTAGCAGATTCATCTGTGTGA